The Anopheles moucheti chromosome 3, idAnoMoucSN_F20_07, whole genome shotgun sequence genome contains the following window.
ATAAACTACtgataatatttaaattactgGAGTCAAACACCATTCAATCAACCCATCGCACTAACACAGCTCACATACGAGCGATGGCACACAAACCTACGCAAGGATATGTTTAGCTTGGTTTTTCATAAACTTACCCCAGCATTCGCGTCGATACCGCGGCTCAGTGCGTGCCGGGTTGCGTCGTGGAGTAGTTCACTGTTCGTTCGCTCTCCATCGTAAGCCACGTTGTGCAGCGAAGCGAGTGACGATCGAGCACCGTATTATTGTGTGTCAGTTGATTCATCGGAATCGGTCAAGTGAATCGCTACTGCCGTAATTATCTGCAACGACCCAAACGGCATTTTGTACGCTAACCCTACCGGTGACCCCTGGCAAGTGGAATAATTGtgaattttaattgctttttcGATTCTGCGTGTTCTCGGGTTCTGGAGTAGCAAAGTGAGTGTGTATTTGTGACGATTCGGTCTTAACATTTCGTGATCAAGTGATCTTCGGTGAGGCAAACGTTGCCCCTGCAGCATGGCATCCACAGGGGAGAAAGATGCGACAGCAGTAGAAATAAACATCGAAGCCACCGACGAGCCAGATGCCGGACGTGCCACTCCAAGACAGACGCTATCCGCTGGTTCACCCGCCAATGGACGTAACGGTGGCAACAATCGAAGCCGGTCGAATAGCGTGAGtatagcttttttttgtttgctcttttccgtttttactTTTGTGCCTCCCTTCTGCGCGCGATCATGATCGCGACCCACCCCGAATCACGGCCAACGGCGTATGGCCATGAGCGTGAAAAAGATGCACGTCGGAACGATGACGCATTCATTGAATTTGGATACAGAGAAGCAGTTCAAGCATATCAGTGATGAATATGGGAAGAAAGAATGGGGAAATACCGGCTTGCAACATGGGGTGAATTCCCCCGGCATGCTCACCCCACCGACGATTGttataaacaacaacaacaacgcagAAACGCTAACAAGCTACATTCTTATCCAACGGCCAACCGGTTTGATCACATTACAAATTCTAGATGGAATCCAATGACAGCATTCGTATCGGTATGCTTCCTTCCTTTCGAAAGGGCACATtggaaaaagaatgtttgttGACGTAGCAGACCGTTTTGTGTGGCTGGATTTAAGCTTAAACTTTGCGGTGGATAAAACTCCCAGCCGTTGGTGACGTACTGCTAGTAACAATTAGTATCCAGAGTACTATCAATAAGGTGCTAGCTATATGAAATGGATGTAGTAAACGCGGTACGATTGATTGGCCATCTCAATTGTATTTAAATTAGCTCATAAAATTCCCACTGCCAAAACGTATGTTTGACGTAATGCAAAACCCGGAGTGATCGTTTATCATCCTCCTTACACGAGATCAGTAAGccaagtgtgtatgtgtgtggatggaatgaaagcaataaaacattaaataaacaGTAGAGTAGCATTTCCAACCACTGTTTCGCTTCTGCTACAAGCCACCCAAGCTTGATAAGTGTTAATTAAAACACTAACAAAGTAAACCGCGAATTTGATAAGCCGCTCTAAGGCCGGTAACGTTCTTTGTTGTTAAGCATATCATGACACCAAGGGTGTCAAACATGGCTCTTTGATATTGTGAgttagatttttttctttttaaaagagATATGACCATCAACGAATTCATCCATTCTAATGAAGTCTGTTTGAAGTAAAGATctgtttgaattattttcttGCACATAACAATGAGATTGTTAAATgtcttttataattttaagtTTATTCTCAATTTGCCAGTATGAATTGTACattaaattgtattattttcattttatctgCTATTTACTGTTTTATACCGTTTGTAAAATGCGGAAGGTAGGCGAGAGAGTAGTAATTTTAATTACTCATGTCATGTCAGACACAACATTACGAATGAATCTTTTTAATCGTTGGAGAATTTTGATGACTTAACGACTCACCGTATTCGGATTGAAATCTTTATTGTAGAGTACCCTCATTACGAAGAACGATGATTTTATCTTTCCCACATTTCAACATCGAACTctaaacattttattcaaGTCATTTACATATTTTCCCCAGTTTTCTATTAACTACAATAAACAGATATTCGCTTCCACATTCTTgcacaaaaattgaaaaaaattgttttcatatACATTGTTGCTTTTTGTGGTAATTGTGGCAGCCCTACGTGACATAACTTCAAACGCAAACTCGAAACCACCACTTGCGGTTCGCTTCCCTCTCTCGTTGAAGCTTCCGTGATGGATGCactctgtttgtttgtgtttcagcTCCAAGATTTGCACAAGTATCAgatttggtttttctttttgcttcattttaatAACCTTTCGCTGCAGTCCGCAAGATGTGGTACAGGCGTAAAGATATAAAACTTTCACCCTGCAATTTCGGCAACTTTGGACCGTTCGTTGATCTTTATACAGCTACGGAAGCAGGTCGACCAACTACCaagtgaagaagaaaccggTGGAGAAAACACTCTTCCATGTGAATGCAGCGGAGATTTAATGagctctttttttctctcttcttttcATTGCAAATTTAAGCAGCGATCACCATCTCGTAGGGCAAAGCGTGATACAGAGAAGGCGCGAACTGATGCGATTCCGTTACTGCCCATTCCCAACGAGTCGAATCTGCCACGGCAGGAACCACCGATTGCCGGGCCAGAGTTCGATGACGAAGATTCACTGGACAATGGCATTGATTTGGACGATCCCAAAGGCAATCGGGGTATTGATAGTGGATTTTTGGATCCCATCGATAATGGATCAGTGGACACAACAGCTGTTACACGCCCGGGACGTCGGGGAGGACGTCGCAACCAAACACCGTCTGTCCCTGTCTATCGGCCTGGTTTTGCGCCGGGTTTTAATCCAGATGGAACACGTAATGTAAGCAAGAGAAAATTCACCTTTGCATTAAATGGATACGGTAATAACTTTCTTCCCTATCACAACAGGTTGAAACCACCGAGAGTGGACAGGTCATTCCGGACGTGAATGTGTACCAGCAGAAGAAGAACCTTGCCCAGGGTATGATGGATCTGGCCCTGCTGTCCGCCAATGCAAACCAGCTACGTTACGTGCTCGAGTCATACAAACGTCATCCGTACTTCTACGTGAATCTCATCTTCATCTCGACCAGCATTATCGCACAGGTAGCGGTCGGTATTGGGTTGATCTGGAAGAGCCGGTATAACATCAAGAACGAGAATGATTTTTGCAAGGCAGATCGAATTAACAATCTCATCACGATCGGTATCTTCATCATAACGCTCGTTAACGTGTTGATATCGGCGTTCGGCGTTGCAGAACCGTCGCCAGTTGTGTGACCAACGGCTGATagattgttttattgaaaGCGTACGTCATTAGTGTTAAGAGTAGTATAGAACAGATTGTGCGAAGTATTCGCACTTACTCATTGCTTTTAGTAATGTAACTGAGTACTCAAAATACGTTTAAAACGggcattttattttctatctCTTTGATGTAACGTGTTAAATATTTCGGATACCAATGCTGCCTTACCGACAACAACACGAAATGTCGGTCGTATTAAGCAATAGTTTATTTCCTCGtcttaaaaattgtttttatttttgatgaaTAATTGATTCGTACTGTTGGATAATGGCTGTACAGATAGAACGAAACTTGTAAAAGCCGTACAACTTTGATTAAATGACAGTGTTTATAGATAGACCAGACCCATTGCACTTGATAAAAAACGATTTTTAGGTCACTCACCATTTACGCGATTACACCATCAAGAGCACGATCACCGtaggaaataaattaaacttaacgacaaaatacaatattttCTCGAATTTGCTCCTGCTTGAAGTAGATCAAATAgtcaattaataataaaagtttGTCATTCAGCTGTctaaaatttgtaataaataattttaacaatCAAAACCGATACTTTTTGTACATGAAAATGTTCCCCTCACAAGTAAGACAGCAGGTATACAACATGGaggaaatgattattttataaaatccCTACAAATGAAGTAACTAATGTTGttaattcaattcaaaatATCACATgttaataaatcaaaattgttcAGTTGAAAATGGCAGACAACACACTGAGTAACCCTGCCCGAAATCGTGTGCTATAAATACTTGCACACAAGATTTCTTTCTTTATGTCAGGGGTGGCGAACACCTACAGTTTATTT
Protein-coding sequences here:
- the LOC128303368 gene encoding ninjurin-A-like, which encodes MASTGEKDATAVEINIEATDEPDAGRATPRQTLSAGSPANGRNGGNNRSRSNSRSPSRRAKRDTEKARTDAIPLLPIPNESNLPRQEPPIAGPEFDDEDSLDNGIDLDDPKGNRGIDSGFLDPIDNGSVDTTAVTRPGRRGGRRNQTPSVPVYRPGFAPGFNPDGTRNVETTESGQVIPDVNVYQQKKNLAQGMMDLALLSANANQLRYVLESYKRHPYFYVNLIFISTSIIAQVAVGIGLIWKSRYNIKNENDFCKADRINNLITIGIFIITLVNVLISAFGVAEPSPVV